TTAAGCTTATAAGCAAGGTAATATTATTCCATCTAAAGCTTTTTTCAGGGAAAAGTTCAAATTTGAACATATATTTCTTGAATGTGTCTGTTTTGTCAATTGTCCTTTTGATAaggattaatttttcctttttttatgttttgggtgctttctgttttatgttttgttttgtcacCTTCCAATGATACGTTTTATTCATTTACATTAGAAATACtgatcttctaatttttttcaaatttattaattaaaaagttgtgtggtttttttaaaggtgaaatacaaaattaaacaCTTCAATGTTGGATGAAACATTCTGCTAAACTAaatgtaaaggtttttttttaattaaatattttgattccCTGTCTCCCTTCCAAAATAAAGATAATTGTTTCTTGTCGacttaaagacatttttttactATTCCAGATTTGCCTGTGAAACCAAACTATTAATTATTTGCTCAGCTCTGTGGATTGGGCATGAGGTAAAAAGGCCTGtaaaaaaaagcagacttttaTTTTACACCCTATTCCGAGTTGACAGTGTGGCATGTCCCCCCTCCCATGCCAAGACCTGGCTTCTGGCAGTAGAAAAGGTCTCCTTCAAGGGGCACAGCAGGGAGACATGGCCACCCATCTATGTCACATGGAGGAGAGTCCAGTGTGAAACTGCCGTGAGAGGTGGCTGAGCAGTGAATTCATGACGTGGTGGGGAGCTTCCTTGTTATTCCTCCCTTTATTTGACCATCCCTGGATGCCTGAAGGGCTCTTGTCCTGGGATAATGGCAACTGAGTTGGATTAATGAGCTCAAAGCCACTCAAGTCTGCAGCTCCGAGCTCCCCTGGCCAGGATCACACCTGCCCCAGTATGACTTACCTTCACATCCTCCCTCTTTGTCAGGCTGCCACATTCCCCCCCGTACCCCACTCACCTGCCAAATGCTGCTGGCAGCATCAGCACAGAGGAGTGCCCTACAGCCAGGCAGGAGCTCTCATTTCACGCCGTACTGAATGAGAATGCGATCAAAGCACAGGCTTTATTGACGTTGTCAAATTCTTCTCATTCAGGGACTGGGTTGTTGCAGAAGTTGTAAAGATACAAAATAGTTAAGCATATCCATACGTTTAAGCACAGGGTGAAAGAAAAAGTGTCTTTCATAAGGACAGTAGTAACCATCTTGCCCATCTAAAATCTGAGATCAGAAACATGTTGCTTCCAGGTAACtagaaattcagattttaatcttttctctccacctcatttttttttttaatagaaactgcTATCCTGCCATGGCCAAAAAACCTGTGCTATTCTCAAAAGCACCAAGAGGAGATTAAAAGAGGACCACTGCTTTGTTCCTCAAGAAACTCCTCATGCTTCCAAAGTTAGAAAGAACCTCTTTAATGAATTCACTGCCTGTGAAGAACAAGCCAGCCCTGCTGTGGACAGCTGGGTCTTGCAGACTTTAGGATTAAAAGATGTCAACACCATTGATGAAACTTCAGCTAACTACAGTGCCCTGCCCTCAGACCTTGGAAAAGACACATACTGCCTGAGCCCTGGTGAAGCAGTAGGCTATGACCACAGTGAAGGAGTGGCAGCAGTGTATAGCTGCAGCCACGTGCCTCCAGCTAACAGCAGTACCCATCCATGCAGTGAGgaccctcccttccttcctcagtTTTCTTCAGCACCATGTGTCTCCTCATCAGTGCCaagcatttcctccctcccagcctaCGGGTTGCCTTATTTGACTGGTGATTTGTCACCCAACAAAACAGAAGTAGCCTTCACAACATCTCTAAGTCCTCACCGCAATGTGAAAACGCACACCTTCCACCAAGGACAAGCCTTCGTGCGCAGGGATGATGATGGAGGATGGAGATTCACCTGGGTGCCCAAGCAGGCTGAATAATGCACCTGCATCGAGGGTCAGCCATAGGGGATGTAGGAGACAGACACTTCATCTGGTGCTTGAGACAGGTTCAGGCATCAAAAATGAGCCCTTCTGGGCTCTGTTAAATGCTACTCTGTCACCTACccactcctccttccctcccagatTTTCACAGGTGTGGCTCCAGATCGCACTTGGACAATTATCTGCCCCAGGCCAGATGTACAAATTGGATCCACCTCTCTTGTGCCTGTGTTGAGATACCTGCTTTTACTTCCTTCATGGTTTTTCTACTATCAGCTATTCCTTGTTAACTGGTAGTTTCCAGGCTGGAGTGCTTTCAGCTTTGATGATCGCTCCCACATACACCAAACTGGAAAGCATTTTGGGAATACAGTTTGGAAATAGCACATCTCTCACAGATATCCACAGATTACAAAGGAGCATAGGTTAGAGGCTGAGGATCAGCAGTTTCtaagtgatttgtgtctctcttgGCTACACAGATTGCCTTGGATTAAGGCAACCATGGGTATTTGTTAATGTGCTACACTAGACTGACCTACCTGCAGTCACATGGTGCTGTCATACTCTTTGATGATGCCTCAAAATAAACAGGATTTGCTTCTATTGCCTGGAGGCTACTTAATTACAAGTGATTTAGCAAATTCAGGGGATTTTAAGATTCTAATGTGTTTACTACACTGtgttttaaaggtattttatCTGTCAgataaaatgagtttaaaaagtTTGAGCCTTGTAACAGGAACTAGAATTGGAGATGCTGTAATGACACTGCCATCACCAGCCAAGGCCCTGGCCCAATATATTAGTGGCAGAAATTTTCTCACCTGTAGGTAACGTACACTCAGAGCActtatttcttctgcaaaggATGCCTTCcccttgcctgcagcacccctctAGTCTTTTGATGGATTTTTTCCACGTTTACCTGCCTGATGTTGGAAGCCCTTATAAAAGGGAGCCACTCCTGGCTTCATAAGCAATTTCTGTTGCTTCAGTGGGGCTTTTTTGCAACATCAAGAGCTGGACTCGTGAAACTGGAGATTTTCTTTCTAGGGAACAACTTCTTGACATCTTTGTCCTGATCTCTGAGAGCACACAGAGATTTATCTGCAATCAACATCAGCCGAATCAgggctgcttcctcctcctcccctaaCCCCATGCTTCCTATGGGAAAAGTTTCTCCTGGTTTGGGGAGGCAGCATCACTTAGTGGTTAGAGTGAGTCTTTGGGAACCACAACCTTCAACACCAGCTCTTGCCTCTCCATGTCTCTGCCAGGTAGTGGTGGGCTGAAGCTATGATCATCACTACCTtgagaatgctttaaaaatctcTGGAGAGAAGGTGCTCTAGCACTGTACAGGACTTTTAGTAACACTACTAATGATATGAAGTCAACTGACATGAAGTAAGCTCGCCAGTAATTTTTTGTGTtacctttgttttctgctttacagTAGTTTGATGCCTAAGTATTGGAAATAGTGTGATTTGGGTATTCTTGCTTTCAGAATGGTCCAGTGACTTTAAGGAAGTACTTACATACGTAAAAATAACTGTATGTGAGGATTTCCATCTAGTGGCTTATTTTCCTACAGAAAACTggatattcttttatttttagagggTAAAAATATCTCCTAAATAGCCTCTTGTGCATTAGAATTGCAGTATTTGGGATTGTCCATCAGGAACAGTAGTgatttcccagaagacttttaaataaacaaactctGTATTTCTGAATAGTTACTTTAAAGACATAGGGCAGACTTCCAGAATAGGcaatttgaaagcatttattgTAGGCATAATTGCCgtggatttaaaaagaaaaaaaaaacaaaaaacaaaaaccaccaaaaaacccaaacccccctcccccccaaaaaaaaaaaatatgcacatggaataaatacaaatatttgtttgggggttttgttgtagTTGGTAAAAATGTGGCCAGCTGATGAAGACTAGTCAGACAAGACCACTGTTTCTATAGCACTTTTAACTTTTCAGTGAAAGCGGAAGAAAAATCTTGTCCTACAAACAAGTCATTTCTTTCTCAAGGCTTTTCTTGTCTATTAATCTTCTCTTGCCCTACTATATAAGGTAGCATTGAAGAAAATACTCCTGTCACTGGAGTTTTTATTAGTGCGTGTGGTAGTGTAGAAAATGCCTGACCTTAACACAAATATGTGATAGGAGACCCTGGTATGTGTGGTGTGGGGGATGAACAGCGTGCTGGGAATAGACAGTGGCCAGAGCATTGCACTCAAAGCAGCTGTAGATGCCACATCTTTCAAAGCAGCTGTAAAACATAAGTAGAGAAAGATCTGTCTATGTTTTCTAACACTACTGAATGCTATTACTTATGTATTTCAATGCTATGGAGTCAGCAGCAGTAATAAGTACATTTGTCCTGTCAGCAAATattaaatcattttttttctctagagagagaaaaagctttcCACCTGTTTGACATCTCCTTTCCACATTTTTATATCACTGCATGTGAGAACTACTCCTGCAGAAAGCCAGAACAAAAGTGTCAGATCTTTGGTACAATCTTGAAGTAGGTTTTCAGTAGGAACAAACTGATGCTTGAACCTTTGCCAGCCTTTTGAAAAAGGGTGACTGGCCCCTTGTCTCATAGCAAATAAATTATAGATGTAAGTGAGTAGCTCAATGAATAATTTACCTGAACgaatccctttttttcctgtgggttcCTGAATTTTACTCAGCATAAAGGTATTGAGTCCTGTGGCAGGGATTTCTGTCTGACCCTGGCTTACTGGAGCTCATTTGGGTAGAGGACCCATGATAGGACCAGCTCCTATCAGCTGAAGGGTGCTCCTGACTTGCACATGCAAACTTAAAATTCTGGTTTAGACAATTGCTTGAGCAAAGGTCTCTGTGTTAATAATGATGCTGATCACTGTAGTGGGTGGAGCACactggaaaggaaacagaaaaatctccAAAGCATTTTAGCAAAAAACTaagtgtgatttatttttccccGACAGCATCATTTGAACTAGTATTTCCTGGGTTATCACTAAGAACAATAGAAACAAGctactcttctgctttttttgtttctctataATACTCCCGCTGAGTTCAGTGGTGCAATTCTCATTGAGGACAAGTCCCAGTAACCGAACATTTAGATAAATGTTGCTCCTATTGCCAAAAGAAAGCCTTTACTCAGCATACCTCACTCTAAACTGCCTGGTTCCTCTGAAAATTCATGCAGGTATAATAGATGTGGAAAATGAATAAGGGATTGAAGACATCCTACGGCAGATTACTGTCAAATGGTGGGATATGGGGGATGTTACTGACTGGGCTGGTGCTGGTTTGGCCAGCTGTGTCCACATGACTTTCTTGGGCctgaaagcagaaaagctgcaTTAATGCCGTGCCGCTTCCAGCTTATTTGCTTTTACCTTGTGGTAGGGCTCATGACCTTAggtgcaggctggggctggagcagcaaCACTGCTACTAACATGATACTAGTGAGGCTGAATCTAGCTCCTTGGTGTGTAGGTGCACAGTGTAGATGCACTCTAGATTGAACTTGTAAAAATCAGCCACAGAAATGGAGCCTAACACACCATCTTTTTCTTCATGAGATAAAATTCTGGAAAtgcttatttgcttttaattactGTCCAGTTTGCATCACAGTTCTTTGGCCTGCAGAGACATGGGCAAGAAGGTCTTGCCTGTACAAAGCCTAGACCAGGCTTTGAGATGGGGTTTCAGTCCTGGTTTGTGCCTGATGCTGCCTGTTTGCCCTTTTGTATCCATTCCCAGGGGATGAAACAGAGCCAGAGCCACCCTGCTACTCGTGGAAAGTGCAAGGTAAAGCCCAGGGAAGCCTGTGACACATTCCTATGCCACAGAGGTAGCTAGAGATCAAtaggaatgaaaggaaaaagtggaAACAAAATCCAGTTCTTCGCACAGCCATCACAACTAGGTAGCCAGGAAATAGCAGAGATGAAAAGTTTCAGCGTGGTACTGTACTTGTAACTTCAAAAACAAATCAGGCAGCTGGAATACAGGAGCAAGAGACAGGAGTTCTGGGTTCTGATATTGCCTGTGGTATCACactttgtttctgtgctttggtttccatgGAATCTACCACTGGACCACTTCATAGCAATTTAacaagaaaacatgtttcttGCTGCTGCGAACTGCATGAGAAATTCCCTCATGCTAAGGATCTGTACCTGGCACATATGCCTCCAGGATAGGGAAGTATGACTTGAATGGCCCAGGGGCCCTGGAAGGTTCTTTGGGCAGTGGTGAACTTCACTGTCTGTAAATATCCATTTTGTATTaacatatttgttttattttttttatttgaagtttgtttgctttattatGTGAATGTAACGTGCACACTTTAAAACAATCCATGTTTTTAGAAAAGTATGCTAATAGAAGTGGAAGTTAATTTAACACTTAATATGTTGATGTTCATGATTTTTGTGATTGAAAAAGGCCATGATTATATGTAAATGCCAATTTTACCAGTGTCATTAAGTTATGTCTAATAAAACTTAACatctaattgacacaattctttCTGCCCACTTCAACTGTTGCTCACACTGCACAGCATCACACCTGGCACCTACACACCTCTGCAGAGGACTGAAAAGGATCTTTATTTCCTGCAAGCACAAGTGTCCACACAAGGAGATGCAATTTTTGATCATAATGTAACAGAGGTGAAGATGTAACAGCCACAGGTATGCTCATTTCAGTCAGGCTTGCACAGCATATTGCAGTGATCCTTTATTGTTTTAACTCAGAAATAGATTCTGTGCTACAAACTGACTAGGACAGAGGGAAGTATTGtgcttttcttctgttatttttgcAGCATCAGGCTCTCTCACTTAATAGACTTATACCTTCTTTCTTAGGCAGCTGAGCATCCTGATCCAGGGCAACCTGATTCATCATAGTACTCTGAGTACTCCTGATTCTGACTCTGAAGTGATGAATTGTAAAATGGTGCTGAAGTGTCGTGTAAAGAGACTGAAGATAAGAGAGAAAAGCATGAGTAAAGAATTCAAACCTCTATTTAGTCAGCTATACTTAACACCAAAAGTAAAACTGTGTTACTTATTAACTTTCCTTTCTGATCATGGGCAGGTGTATTAGTAATCATGCAACAGCTGGGACCAGAGAGATCTATTTTTCATTGGAACGCGAGTTTGTTTATTACTTATGAAAAGATACAAAGTGAGCCTTCCTTAATCTCTTTTGCCCTCTTCTAGGAGCCACAATAAGTCTATTAGATGATTCACAAACATTCTGGCTTGATGCCAGGTAGCTGACATCCCATCGTAAAGAGAGAACAGTCTATAAATAATTTGTGGAATGAGCTGTGATTCACCTAAAATGCCATGTCTCCAGTCATTCCTCTGCCTCATTAGTTGTGCATCATTGAATTATTTCAAGGCTAAATATTTACACACAGTGCAGCCCAAATCAGTATAATTATGGTGCAGCACAAGCAACAGATTATAAAAAATCAGTAGGGGCATGAAGACCTGGGAGGTCTGAGCTCCCTATTTTCCCTGATTTATGCAAAAATTCCACTCTCAAACTTTAGCTATAATACTGGTATGGTTAGCTGAAACTCCCGACAACTGTCTCAGAAGCTGTTATTAGTCAAAGAACGCTCTCTAAATATTCATTTACTAAGCAATGTTTGCACGTATAAGATCTTCCACCACCACTTTATTCCCTGCTAATGATCACAGAACACAGGGTCAGGAATTGGAAGCGTGGGAGCTATGTAACACTTTCTGGGGCACAAAATATGTCATTAGATGAGCTGGAATGCAGGCCAGGAATCCTAGCCTCCAGCTGTGCAGATTGAAGGCCTAGCAGCACATTTGAGAGCATACATGTGCAGCCAAAGTCCTAGATGTGCCACCAAAGACCCAGCTGTGCAGCTAACAGCAGCCGGGCAGTTGAGGCCCCAGTGTTGCTGCTGCGCACCCAGATGCGCAACTCCGGGCTGTTGATTCCCAGTTGTGGGGCTGAGGCCCCAGGCTCGCACAGTTGCGGGCTTCAGCTGAGGGCGTTTCACTCCACAGCTGTGGTGCCAACCGAGCGTATGACAGAGCAGCGGTGCAGCCGCACGCCCCGAGCCCCCGGTGTGGCGGCCAGCGccagcccgcagccccctcccGGGCGCCCGCGCTCGGCGGCTCTGGCCAGGGTGCTGAAACGGGCGCGCCGCTCCCGCGGCCGCTGTGCGCCGGCTCATGGACGCAGCGGAGGTGCGAGAGCATCGGGGCGAGCGAGCGTCCCCCGCCGGAGAGAGATCCCGCAATTTCAGACGCAGTTGTGCAATCCACACCAGCTAAGGCGGGGGGAACACCCCTGTCCCGTTACCAGCAGCTGCCAATGCTCAAAGGGCCCTGTCGCACATGGCCCTGGTTGGAAGAATGACCTTTCTTTAATCTCGAGGTAATCTCTGCCTGATGACACGACTGGGGTTAAGGAACCAGGCAGAAATactgtgtgtgcagggctgtgtcCTTGGTAAACAACTGGCACAGTTTACAGGTACAAATATTGCTGGGCTCCTCTGCCCAGGCTGTGAGGTAGCTGGGTGACTGGCAGGCTCATTCCAGAGGCTGCATGCATGGTCAAGTATCCTACTACATATCACTGCATGTAGAGAAAGTGTCAGCTGGAAAGATCTCCTTACCGGTGTTAGGAACTGCAATTTATTCCAGATACAGAAGGAAGAGATTATCAACTGCCTCCCAGCTAGGGCAGTGAAACCAAGAAATTCCTGTGGACCTTTGAGAAATAGCATCCCTCGTAACCTCTGAAGCATTCCATGTTTTATTGAGTATCAAGCTCCAGGTATTAAGCTTGATACTATAGAAACATTTCTTACTAGAGAATTAAAATCATCATTACTCTTTATGTTATAGGATTATCTAGACTATCCCGACAGCAATATGGGCTGTATTATGTTGGAAATTGTATTCAAAATCTCAACCACTTTGTAATGAATTCTGTTGTCATTTCCACTGACTAGGATCCCAAATAGCCTCCCTCTTTTCTAAAAGGTTGTTCCAAGTTACAGTATTATAAGTGAGACCTGAAATATATATAgtgtttctctgctcttttccCAACATTCACTCTGGAATTACATAACAGCTGcaaaaacaattttcagtaatcaaaagacaaaataataagaACTGCCTTGCCACTGATCTCCTATTCTTTGCCCATCTAGTCCCATTTGAAATGCAGCAACACAAAATTATCTGACAATTTCAAACaatggcaaaaaaggaaaaaaggaaaattatgtaAATAGAAAGCCTCTATGCAGATCTGGGTTTTAAGAAATGTTGACATCTCTCTTGATTATAAAACCACACAGTTCCAAGACACAAGTGGCTCCTAATTCTGAGAAATACACACTCCTGGCCAGCGCTAGACAAAATCCTAACCTGACAATACTGTAGCCCAGGTCAGCTCAGTTACAAGCTCTGAACATTACTGTAAAACAAGAATTCAGCTTAGCAGTATTCACGCTCAGTTATGTCTGTTGTACCTACTTTGAATTCCAGTTACCTCACTTAGACATAGAATTAAACAGAACAAGTAGGAATGACAGGATCCCTTCTTGCTTCAGGAAACAGGGCTAATTTTGATTACCTATGGGTCACGAAATATTTAATGATACCTTTCTGCAAGTGAATGGAGAAGTCCTGATTTAATACTGGTAGGTATTGTTTAAACCTGCCAACTTCAGTTTCCTTCAAAGATTGATATTAGCCTGGcattttttcttgccttcttaCCTGAAGCAATCAACAATACTGCTGTGTGAAAGATGCCGTGTTCCTCCAAAACTGCTTCATTTCAGCggaagtatttttctgaaatgggtCATTTTTGCAATCTGTAAAAATTGAACTAACACACTGAAATCAGCATGAGTTAGTACTACCCCTGAGAACAAAATGGAGCTGAAAGAGCTTTAAGTTTCTTCTTACTAAAAGACCTTTTATCAGAATGAAATATCATTATCTCAATGGCCCTGTGGCCATTTCAGAGGTATATAAACATTTGCTACCTATCTGTTAGCCATTCAATTACTAAGATCTTGATACTGTGTAAATATTTAACTACAATAGAGGATATAAATCAGAGAAAGTGATTCTGTTTCATTCCACTGGTGGCAGTAAATCACAGGCTATTCAGACTACTGGGCTACACCCAAAGAACTGAGCTGTGAACACAGGCAGACATTATCTAAAATTTCCTGTAAAGCAAGTCCTAACTTAATTCAGAATTCACAGGGGGAAAACTAACAGTATATCACAACTCCAGAAACCAGGAGCACTTCCAGACATTTTTACCCTATCAGCCAGGAAGGGAGAAGCTACCAGTACCCAACATTTGGACTAGTTCTCCAGAAGATGTGACCAGAACACATGAAAGAGCTGGGAGAGCAGGCGCTATTGAGTTTGAGCCCCTGGATACTAATGACACAGGCAGCAGAGAAAAGGAGTGGCCAGTAAATTCTTGTCTCATTCATTTTCTGGAATAGGCAATCAGATAGGTCTGAGTGTAATTAGGGGCAGCAGCATGATGGGACACAAGACCACTCAGCCCTTGTGATCCAGATTTCTGTGCTCTGTGCTGTAACAAAAGTCCAGGAGCTGCCACAGGAGCGGCCATTCTATGTGCTGCTACTCCACAGATGCCACGCTGTGCTCCCCATCACAACAGGGACATGAGTTTTGTTTGCACCTCATTCCCTAAATGCACTGCAAATTGAAAGTCAAAGTCTCCAAGGGCAtggttttttctttgaaaataacaaCTGCAAATGCATGGGCTCATGCTCAGCTTTAGCAACAACCACCAGGGACTGAGTCACTGTCACCATTCTCCAGTGACCTGCCCCTGCAATACCCTCTCTTTGGCTTTCTGATGTACAAGTCTTCGTGCCAGCCCTGGGGCCAGGATGATGGGTCACACTTCCCCATTTCTAAGAGAGAGCTAATACTGCTGCTGACTGGTGTCCTCTGTCAGGACTTGTTTATTCTCACATCCTTGTTTCTGCCTGTGCCATCCTTTGCCATCAAAACACTTCAGCCAGAGCAGCAATTAATGTCACCCCAGTAGCCTACAGAGCCCTGCTGCAGTCTTGAAAGGGACACCAAGGAGCCAACGGACCAGCCATCTTCAGAAAATAGAGTAGGCTCCTACCAGAAAAGTGTGTCCAACCCTACCAGCAACATATCATTGCCCTGGGGTACCTCGCTCAGGGCTTCTGCTTACCCTTTGCTTTGCTCTGGAATGGGCACTTTAGCAGAGAGGAAAACAACGCTTGCTcacaaaaaatgagaaatgggTTTGTTACCATCCTTTTACGGATCCTTGCAGGATACTTCATCTCGCCAGTGCCACCTGGTGGGCCCCAGCCCTACAGGCCAGCACccatggggaggaagaggagggtacAGCCAGAGGGCCTGGAACAGTCGAAATCTTCTGCAAGAGAGCATGACTGCAGAGAAGGCAGGCatacccccccacacacacttttctcaaaaacttttcCAAGCTGCATGGCCTCACTTGGGACTGCTGACAGTGGAAGTTAATCTGCCTCTTCAAGCGCTGATTAGAAAGAAAATTCCCTTTGCCTgccctccttttcctcttggcCCACGTGCAGGTACAAGTTTAGCAAGTGCCTGCAAGCCCCAGTGCATACAAACAAGCCTTGTGCAGcattatattttggttttctctaCCCCGCTTATGGCCTCCCCGGGCTAAAGTCAAAGAAACACTGAAGCATCCAAGTAAATCAGCCTATTGCATTTTCTCATCAGCTTAAAATGCTCTCCTTAGTGCCAAAAAAATGACAATTCTCTGCAGAACCAGGCTCGCAGGATGGTTGTATTGAAGCTATTTCTTTTTGCCTTGCCTTCTTGAAAGGCATGTTGGCAGGGGAACATGTCTCCAGACTCTGAAGTCCAGTGCACCGTACTGAGCACACAAAATATACGCATGGCTCTGACAGAGTGCAGAGTGTGTCCCAGCATGAATCTGCTCCATAAGCACTTGCCTCCTACCATGATCATCCTAAGACAGGTCAAATTAATTGCACCATAACAGACAGCTGCTAAATAAAACCCTGTCGGAAGATAGGAGCCCAAAAGTACTTGTGTGTTAGCCACCTGAGGGACAGAGCTCAACCCCGTGTGTCAGCCACCCTGAGCTGCAGACCTTTAGGGCCGAGTGTGTGCGTCACAGCAGCCAGAGCCCTGGGCTGACAGCAGTGACTCAGCCCTCTTGGGTGGCTTGAGCAGAGGGGAGAGATGCACAGTGAGGCTGGGGTAGGCTGTGGgatggctggggcagggggggcttcGTAGGATGGCACAGCTGCTCCTTAGCACACGATGCAGGCGATTTATTAATAAAGAAGCAAACCCAGTATCCCCAGCAGTCATGCTCTGCAACACTACACAGTCCTCTGTCCTGCATCTGAGCAGTTAAAACCTTCATAACTACTTCTGCCACTAGAAAAGCTCAGGCTGCCTACAACTAACTGCAgcacttccccctgcccccctcttCCACAGCAACAGGGATGAGAGGCACAGAAccccaaagaaaaaggaaggtgagaagagTGGGTTATCCAGTGATGGAAACA
The sequence above is a segment of the Calonectris borealis chromosome 9, bCalBor7.hap1.2, whole genome shotgun sequence genome. Coding sequences within it:
- the GMNC gene encoding geminin coiled-coil domain-containing protein 1 — protein: MVSALCISLDLEAKEEKLVSLPWGLARRFCALFKRFRAATDGAYLEEGKGVNPETTPGFAAVRSGTPAELQGQKRSTGRPCPEPDFAGGPGCACPWSAPAGVSKETWAAVCAAEPPPQHGQGRREVRPPGQFCTPQLGAQDAAWQGDQLSSQLYRNKQLQDTLLQKEEELARLHEENNNLRQYLNSALIKCLEEKAKKLLSCHGQKTCAILKSTKRRLKEDHCFVPQETPHASKVRKNLFNEFTACEEQASPAVDSWVLQTLGLKDVNTIDETSANYSALPSDLGKDTYCLSPGEAVGYDHSEGVAAVYSCSHVPPANSSTHPCSEDPPFLPQFSSAPCVSSSVPSISSLPAYGLPYLTGDLSPNKTEVAFTTSLSPHRNVKTHTFHQGQAFVRRDDDGGWRFTWVPKQAE